DNA from Ictidomys tridecemlineatus isolate mIctTri1 unplaced genomic scaffold, mIctTri1.hap1 Scaffold_113, whole genome shotgun sequence:
GCTCACACACATCTGGGAGAGCAAGGACAGCCATGGAGACACCCGGCACCCCTCCTTCAGCTCCCACGTCCTGATGTCCTTGTTCTGGGAACCCCAGGTAGTTCTCTGCGACCTGTGCCTGTGGCCCCAGAGAGCCCTCTTCCTGCACCTCCACCGctaccaggcccagggctggtccACTCTGGCCTCACACCCACAATCCACCCAGCCTCTGTCTGCCCACAGGGCCATCTCACCTGATGCTGACTTCTCTTCTGGTTCATCAGGACATGAAAAGTGCAGAGGGAGTCAGATGTGCAGCATGCACAGATTCCCTTGCTTCCCTACATGTGGGAAGGTCCTGTCCTACTGCCCAGTGGGGGGACCTGGGCATGGCCCCACCCATGGTCAAAGGTCCATTACCCTGCCTGAAACTTTGGCCGGGAGGCCAAAGAACTCACACTCCAGTGTACATCCGTGTGACATCCCCACCCTCCCTGTGCCCACTGGGAATCTGGGGCCCCGCCTAGAACCACATGGGCACTGGGAGATGGCAGCTGGGGCTGCAccctgagaggcaggaggaggacccAGCAACAGTCTCTCCGCAGGACCAGTATGGGTCAAACTAGGAGTCAGCTCTCAGTGCTCAGAACGTTTGGgaaaataaagacacaggagTTTTCTTGTCAGAGCTGCCACTGGGGCTTTGTGCAGGTCTGCTGGGCCCAGTGTTCGTCCGCTTCCCCCAAGAGCCTGCTCATCACTCAGGGCGTCCAAGCCCCACTGGGCACCCGCTCCTGTGGGGCAATTCTGCCATCTGTGCCACTGTGCATAGGGCAATGGGCTGGGCCCCGGCCTGATGGGGCCTGGCATGCAGTACATGTGGCACTGCTCACTCCTTCAGGGCACACACCTCGGACCAGCAGATGGGCAGATGAGTAGGCAGCACCAACAGAATTGCTGATATAGGCTGCATACTGGCCCACGTCCTCCCGGGTGACAGAGACGATCTCCAGGGTGTGCAGTGTCTTCTTGTCAGCCATGCGAATGTGGGCAGATGTAGACAGGGGCTGGCCATCTTTGAACCAGTACAATCTGGGGACTGGGTAGCCTACCCCATGGAGGAGAGTGGTCAGCACATGACCATTCTCAATGGGCACTATACTCTTTCGATGGGAGACAGACAAAGGCCCAGAAAAGAGGTTGCTCAGAGGCCAGCGAGCCtctggtgtgggggtggggtggcagcCTCTTGTTGCCCAGCAGCAGGCACACATGACCTCCTGACCTCCACTGGTCAGGCCCTTCCCATATGTAACCAATGGGAGAcagctcctggcctccctccagctATGGTGCCCACTCCCCAGCACCTCACCTTTCACTTTGAGCTGAAATTTGGCCAGGCGTGTACCAGGGGCCACCTGGAGGTCCCTCAGCTCCTCCACCACCTGGGGCAGCTGCCTCTCATCTGATTCGGTTCCCTCTTGCTCCCGGCtggcaaaaaagacaaataaggaGTAGCCATAAAGTGGAGCAGGCTGAGGGTCCAGGCAGGAGGGCCCACGGGGTGAAGGTCAGAGGCGGATAGGTTTGAGGTTCCCTGTATGCTGAGTGGAGGAGCAGAGGGACAGAAACGGCCAGGGTCTGACTGAAAGCTGCAGGCTTGGGAAAGTCGATCTAAGCCACCCAGCCCAGATCACCACTTCCCGGGAGGCCCTGGGCCGCTGTCTGTGTGGCCCCACCTAGACAGGTATCCCTGGGCACTGAAGTAGGATGAGGTCTCCATGGCGTCTGCGGCAGTGTCGTAGTCTGTGCTGGTCACTGGGGAGGAAAAGTGAGTGGAGGAGGCTCAGGACTTTGGGATTTCAGGGGGACGCGCCCTCCTGGGCCTGCCCACCCCTGCTGTTCCCAGCCTCGTTCTTCCACACCAATAACTAACTGCAAGCCTCTTAGGCCCAGCACAAAATGTCATATGACCTGAGTCTCCAGAAACAGCAGACAGGGACAGTGGCAGAACCTTCTGGTTCCATCCCACCAGGgcatgagaggttggagacacaagCCTCAAAACCAAGAGAAAGAGACTTGAATTTCTGGCCAAGAAGGGGCAACAAGCTGGACTTCCACCACTGTGGGCCAAGCGAGAGTCCCCAGAGTGCCCATGCTGAGACGCTACCCCAGCAGGATGGTTGGGAGGTGGGGCTCTGGGCCTGGGGCCAGTGGGAGCTGAATGGCAGCTGCACCTTAGCCAAGGACCCGAGACCCCTGGCCCTTCTTGCCATGTTCTCAGTGACATTCAGGTAAAATTGGGGGACTTTACAAGATTTCTTAgacaataaaatggaagaaaatagtcTTTTACAAATGGTGTTAAGAAAGAGTGAACTTGGAGCCTTACCTCAAACTCACAAATTCCCTCCAAGGGAACCAAAGACCTCAACTTCAGAGCTACCACCAAGTTTCCAGAAGAAAACACACATGTGGGTCTTTATGACTCACATCAGGCAGCACTTGCATACGTGTGGCAAAGCCCAAGCAGGCAAGAAAGAGCAGAGACCCTAGCCTTCATCAGGCCAGACACAGTGCCCCCAAAACATGGCCAAGAAAGGGAAAGACCGAGGTCATGCCTCTGATGCAGCCCGGAATCAGAAACACGTGAAGAGCTCTTTCAGCTCTGGAAGGAGACCAGCCATCAGTGCCCACCATGCCACAGCTCCAAGCATGCCTGTATGCAGGGGAGCCTCCACCACGACCCCACACACACCAGCAGCAGTTCTGTGGCCAGGGCACCTGCCAGCTGCATGTCCTCTAGCCCAGCTCAGCTCTGACCCTGTTTGCCTGGGGACAGGCAAGACAACCTGCTTCAGAGGCTAGTCAGAAGCCCAGGCTCCTCGCTGGGGTGGACCCAGTGGATATAAATCAGGACCCATGGTCTCCCTGGGGCAGGATTAACCTGCCAGGGCAGCTCACAGAAGCCAACCAAGGGTCCTGTTGCCTAGGCTGAAGGTGTTTTAAGGACACCTCAGGAGCAGCCAGATGTGAGATCATGTCGGGCAAGCTTTGGTGGGCACAGCCCCTGCCAGCACCTCTGTTTCCATCAGGCCGAAGTTCCCTGAGGCCCACAGCCTGGGCACCCTACTCCAGCTGTGTCACACGCCATCCCCAGTGGATGGGGTGGGGCCCTTTCCAGGCTTCCTGTCAAAGCTTGGTCTTCCTGGCCAGCCTGCCCACCAAGGCTACAGGGACCCTGTAATTAATTGGTGTCTATTTGCTAATTAATTAGACACCAGTGCTACAAGTTCAAGTAtgggggtcaggggtcagggCGTGCTGTGAGGGTGGCTCTGCAgtgccagggctgggggcagTTGCTTGGAGGGTAGAGGGGCCCACTAGATCCCTGCCTGCTTCAGCCCAGGTTCCCCACCCCTTCTCTTGTGCCAcaatggggtgggggctggagctcTCCTCCAGGAGAAGCAGGCACTACAGATCCGGTGTCTGCTGGACCCAGTCCTGGAGAGAGCCATCACCCCCTAGCATGTTTTGCCTGCCTTGGCTTGACTGTTCTCGTGACTGCTGGGCCAGCTGAGGGCAAAGCAGGGAGACAGTGGTTGGATGGAAGGAAGAACTTCCCAGTTACCAGGGGGCCCTGTTGCCTGTTGCCCTGGAGTGTACTCAGAGCCTCACTGACCACATGTATGGGCTGTGCAGCCTGGGAATCCCTCCTCATGTCCCCCTTTCTACCTCTTCCCAGGGCCCCCAACCATGCAGGTGACCATTGAGGATGTGCAGGTCCAGGCGAGTGGTACGGCACAGTTTGAGGCTGTCATTGAGGGGCACCCACAGCCCACTGTGACATGGTACAAGGTAAGAGCTGGCCCAAGGAGGCAGGGTGGGACCCTCAGAGGCCGGAGgcacctgtgtgtgcatgtgtgtacgaAAACCGCACCACACAATCCTAGCTGTGTGGCCCC
Protein-coding regions in this window:
- the LOC144372522 gene encoding obscurin-like yields the protein METSSYFSAQGYLSSREQEGTESDERQLPQVVEELRDLQVAPGTRLAKFQLKVKGYPVPRLYWFKDGQPLSTSAHIRMADKKTLHTLEIVSVTREDVGQYAAYISNSVGAAYSSAHLLVRGVCPEGVSSATCTACQAPSGRGPAHCPMHSGTDGRIAPQERVPSGAWTP